One region of Metallosphaera sedula DSM 5348 genomic DNA includes:
- the hisC gene encoding histidinol-phosphate transaminase yields the protein MRQEGAFLKLTPRETCDGKSLKQVKNYSSRGILIAPTDVKDIIYPWLKEAKEYDFSDIKDGIRLHLNESPYPPPDFVLDAVKKYLIQGNRYQHPDLTKRFKELAAEYNKVEPGEIFPTPGGDGAIRSVFLNLSMPGDRVVLNYPSYSMYSVYSSFRGLNQVRVPLREEGEWWKEDWEKLVTEARDARLVAIDDPNNPTGSPMIMGDEQRLRELVESTKGIVLLDEAYYEFSGYTASRLVSKYPNLMIVRTMSKAFSLASFRVGYLIANRDVVKALEKGSTPFDVALPSLIAGITALENPGYAHRIAQEISENREGLYQGLISLGVKAYRSITNFLLFKHSAELVEPLMRKGIAIRNPVKGFYRVSVGTKEQCNLFLNKLGEVLENSDTKQR from the coding sequence ATGAGACAAGAAGGTGCTTTCCTGAAGCTAACTCCTCGAGAAACATGTGATGGAAAAAGCTTAAAACAGGTTAAAAACTATTCCTCCCGAGGGATTCTTATTGCACCAACCGATGTAAAGGACATTATATACCCATGGTTAAAGGAGGCAAAGGAGTACGATTTCTCGGATATCAAGGATGGGATCAGGCTACACCTGAATGAGTCCCCCTATCCGCCTCCCGATTTCGTCCTAGATGCGGTAAAGAAGTATTTAATTCAAGGGAACAGGTATCAGCATCCAGATCTAACCAAGAGGTTTAAGGAGCTCGCTGCCGAGTATAATAAGGTTGAACCTGGGGAGATCTTTCCAACACCTGGTGGAGACGGAGCCATAAGGTCAGTGTTCCTTAATCTCTCCATGCCTGGGGACAGGGTCGTGTTGAACTATCCCAGCTACAGCATGTACTCGGTCTACTCTTCCTTTAGGGGGTTGAACCAGGTTAGGGTTCCCCTTAGGGAGGAGGGAGAGTGGTGGAAGGAGGACTGGGAGAAGTTAGTTACTGAGGCCAGAGACGCTAGATTGGTGGCAATAGACGACCCCAATAATCCAACTGGCTCCCCCATGATCATGGGGGACGAGCAAAGATTGAGGGAACTGGTGGAGTCGACCAAGGGGATAGTCCTTCTTGACGAGGCATATTACGAGTTTTCGGGATACACTGCCTCAAGGCTGGTGTCTAAGTATCCGAACCTCATGATTGTGAGGACCATGAGTAAGGCCTTCTCTCTTGCCTCCTTTAGGGTGGGTTATCTCATAGCTAACAGGGATGTGGTAAAGGCCCTCGAGAAGGGATCCACGCCCTTTGACGTTGCTCTTCCTTCTCTCATAGCTGGCATAACCGCATTGGAAAATCCAGGTTACGCACACAGGATTGCTCAGGAGATCTCGGAGAACAGGGAAGGATTATACCAGGGATTAATTTCCCTCGGCGTGAAGGCTTACAGGTCAATTACCAACTTCCTCTTGTTTAAACATTCAGCGGAGCTGGTCGAGCCCTTGATGAGGAAAGGGATAGCCATAAGGAACCCAGTAAAGGGATTTTATAGGGTATCAGTTGGGACAAAAGAGCAGTGTAATTTGTTCCTAAATAAACTGGGTGAAGTACTTGAAAATAGCGATACCAAACAAAGGTAG
- the leuS gene encoding leucine--tRNA ligase: MNEISKKWQEEWSKNRIFEADPKDQKKFFTTVAFPYPNSPFHLGHGRTYVTGDVYARFMRMKGYNVLFPMGFHFTGTPIITMADDVAKGDKDLLDIFQNIYEIPADVIPKLSDPLFMANYFKEDIKAAMREIGLSIDWRREFTTIDPQFSAFIVWQFSKLQKKGYVVKDTHPVGWCPVHNLPVGMHDTKGDMEPEIGEYVVIFFESKMGALAAATLRPETIFGAVAVWVNPKATYTVAEIWGKKVIVSEKAAEKLKFQTDVKVLEKVSGSDLLKIVAINPITGKEIPILPADFVDPTTATGVVMSVPAHAPFDYFYLKKAKVGIEPIPVVAVEGQGDAPAKDLVESSHPKNDADLKKLTEQLYRLEFNKGLMRSDILRLVKDELRAELSVVAGKQVPEARKMVTDILIQRKAGTKMLEIMNKPVYCRCGNEVVVKILQDQWFLDYGNPEWKAKAKKLLDSMRVIPEETRKDFEYALDWLQKRACARTRGLGTPLPWDKKWIIESLSDSTIYMAYYTLSHKIKEFGLHPSQLTEETWDYIMLGEGDVKAISERNKIGVDALQELRRHFTYWYPLDLRHSGPDLIPNHLSFFIFNHAGIFPENLWPRGVAVNGFILYEGKKMSKSLRNIVPLRKAIRTYGADVIRIALSSLVDMSSDANFTEAGARAIADNLKRFYELMQMQDGSTIDGTPEKWLRSKLHRLVRDVTPLMESMRFREVINELLFNLSSYINEYLEMVRSESREYNRDVIREVVETWTKLMAPFAPHLTEEMWHQLGHNTFLSLESWPTPDNSKINDQIELEHEYHKLLIEDIRAILNVYKGKPSSVLLYVHDGSLNQVVKSALDVLNSGGTMKDFMQKNTPKSKEEARVLQRIMQYVTEMPETVKKLIYSNVNEMEVTRKGVPLLRYKLNLEIEVLAYTQEVKQKLNKDALPYRPAILVK, translated from the coding sequence TTGAATGAAATCTCAAAGAAATGGCAAGAGGAGTGGAGCAAGAACAGGATATTTGAGGCTGATCCCAAGGATCAGAAGAAGTTCTTCACCACTGTCGCGTTTCCCTATCCTAACTCTCCATTTCACCTGGGACACGGTAGAACATACGTAACGGGTGACGTTTACGCTAGATTCATGAGGATGAAGGGATATAACGTCCTCTTCCCAATGGGCTTTCACTTTACTGGTACCCCGATCATAACCATGGCAGATGACGTGGCGAAGGGTGATAAGGACCTACTCGACATATTTCAGAACATTTACGAGATACCAGCTGACGTTATACCCAAGTTGTCCGACCCGCTCTTCATGGCGAATTACTTTAAGGAAGATATCAAGGCAGCCATGAGGGAAATAGGTTTATCCATAGATTGGAGGAGGGAGTTCACCACAATAGACCCACAATTCTCAGCTTTCATAGTGTGGCAATTCTCCAAGCTACAGAAGAAAGGTTACGTGGTAAAGGATACCCATCCCGTGGGTTGGTGTCCCGTTCACAACCTCCCCGTTGGAATGCATGATACCAAGGGAGACATGGAACCTGAGATTGGAGAGTACGTTGTGATATTCTTCGAGAGTAAGATGGGAGCACTTGCCGCTGCGACCCTAAGGCCTGAAACCATTTTTGGGGCAGTAGCAGTTTGGGTAAACCCTAAGGCAACGTACACGGTTGCGGAGATTTGGGGTAAGAAGGTAATAGTCTCGGAGAAGGCCGCCGAGAAGTTGAAGTTCCAGACTGACGTGAAGGTGCTCGAAAAGGTCAGCGGATCGGACCTTCTGAAGATCGTGGCGATAAACCCCATTACGGGGAAGGAGATTCCAATCCTTCCTGCAGATTTCGTGGACCCCACAACTGCCACGGGCGTCGTTATGAGTGTTCCAGCACATGCTCCCTTTGACTACTTCTACCTGAAGAAGGCCAAGGTTGGCATAGAACCCATACCCGTGGTCGCAGTTGAGGGACAGGGAGATGCTCCAGCAAAGGATCTAGTTGAGTCGTCCCATCCCAAGAACGACGCTGATCTCAAGAAGCTCACTGAACAGCTGTACAGGTTGGAGTTTAACAAGGGGCTTATGAGGAGCGACATACTCAGGTTAGTGAAAGACGAGCTCAGGGCTGAGCTTTCAGTGGTAGCGGGAAAACAGGTACCTGAGGCCAGGAAGATGGTCACGGATATCTTGATTCAGAGGAAGGCTGGCACGAAGATGCTGGAGATAATGAACAAGCCCGTGTACTGCAGGTGCGGTAACGAAGTGGTTGTTAAGATTCTTCAGGACCAGTGGTTCTTGGATTACGGCAACCCCGAGTGGAAGGCTAAGGCTAAAAAGCTCTTGGACAGCATGAGGGTAATCCCCGAGGAGACCAGGAAGGACTTCGAATACGCCCTCGATTGGTTGCAAAAGAGAGCCTGTGCAAGGACAAGGGGACTAGGTACCCCTCTCCCCTGGGACAAGAAATGGATCATCGAGAGCCTATCCGATTCCACTATCTACATGGCTTACTATACCCTCTCCCACAAGATAAAGGAGTTCGGACTTCATCCCTCTCAACTCACTGAGGAGACCTGGGATTACATAATGCTGGGAGAAGGCGACGTCAAGGCCATATCGGAGAGAAACAAGATAGGAGTAGATGCCTTACAAGAGTTGAGGAGACACTTCACCTACTGGTATCCGCTTGATCTAAGGCATAGCGGTCCTGATCTGATCCCCAACCACCTGAGCTTCTTCATATTCAATCACGCTGGGATATTTCCTGAAAACCTCTGGCCAAGGGGCGTTGCCGTAAACGGCTTCATCCTCTACGAGGGGAAGAAGATGAGCAAGTCCCTGAGGAACATAGTTCCGCTGAGGAAGGCCATAAGAACGTATGGAGCAGACGTGATAAGGATAGCCCTTTCCTCTCTGGTTGATATGAGCTCTGACGCTAACTTCACCGAGGCAGGGGCCAGGGCAATCGCAGACAACCTGAAGAGGTTTTACGAACTGATGCAGATGCAGGATGGCTCCACGATTGATGGAACTCCTGAGAAGTGGCTGAGATCGAAGTTACACAGGCTAGTAAGAGACGTCACTCCGCTCATGGAGTCCATGAGGTTCAGGGAGGTGATAAACGAGCTGCTCTTCAACCTATCATCTTACATCAACGAATACCTAGAAATGGTGAGGTCGGAGTCCAGGGAGTACAATAGGGATGTGATCAGGGAGGTTGTGGAGACCTGGACAAAGTTAATGGCCCCCTTCGCCCCTCACCTTACCGAGGAGATGTGGCATCAACTGGGGCATAACACCTTCCTGTCCTTAGAGAGTTGGCCAACCCCAGACAATAGCAAGATCAATGACCAGATAGAGTTGGAACATGAGTATCATAAGCTGTTAATAGAGGACATAAGGGCAATACTCAACGTGTACAAGGGTAAGCCTTCCTCCGTCCTATTATACGTTCACGACGGGAGTCTGAATCAGGTCGTGAAGAGCGCTCTGGACGTGCTGAACAGTGGAGGGACAATGAAGGACTTCATGCAGAAGAACACGCCAAAGAGCAAGGAGGAGGCAAGGGTACTTCAGAGGATCATGCAATACGTGACGGAGATGCCGGAGACCGTGAAGAAACTAATCTACTCTAACGTCAATGAAATGGAAGTAACGAGAAAGGGAGTGCCACTTCTGAGGTATAAGCTGAACCTAGAGATTGAGGTTTTGGCCTACACTCAGGAAGTGAAGCAGAAATTAAACAAAGACGCTTTGCCCTACAGGCCAGCAATACTCGTGAAGTAA
- the hisG gene encoding ATP phosphoribosyltransferase yields MKIAIPNKGRLQGPALQFLNSVGIKPMANDDRALMVPTSWEGVQLVTIRTEDIPNIVETGAVDLGITGLDYVMESGADVEELVKLDFGKSRLVLAVPMSWNIEDPRDMPKNVRIATKYHNIARAYLERKGIEARLVKISGAAEIMPSLGAADAIIDVTSTGTTLKLHGLKPIDVVSESYAMVIGNKNWMKSEEADRINLVLTMMKGALSARGKKMIFMNVDDVNLEAVVSSLPAMLAPAVSKLSNSNAWEVVTVTDEEMLPEVIAKAKTAGARDIVVVNIEKVIK; encoded by the coding sequence TTGAAAATAGCGATACCAAACAAAGGTAGGTTACAGGGTCCGGCCCTCCAGTTCCTGAACTCCGTGGGAATCAAGCCAATGGCCAATGACGACAGGGCCCTTATGGTACCCACCAGCTGGGAAGGAGTCCAGTTGGTAACCATAAGGACGGAGGATATACCCAACATCGTGGAGACCGGAGCGGTAGACCTTGGAATAACTGGGTTAGATTACGTGATGGAGTCCGGGGCGGACGTTGAGGAACTGGTTAAGCTGGATTTTGGGAAATCTAGACTAGTTTTAGCCGTTCCCATGTCCTGGAACATAGAGGATCCAAGGGATATGCCCAAGAACGTGAGAATAGCCACAAAGTATCACAACATAGCCAGAGCTTACCTGGAGAGAAAGGGAATTGAGGCGAGGTTGGTGAAGATTAGCGGGGCTGCCGAGATAATGCCGTCCCTAGGAGCAGCAGACGCCATCATTGACGTGACCAGCACTGGAACTACCCTGAAGCTTCACGGCCTCAAACCCATTGACGTAGTGAGCGAGAGTTATGCAATGGTTATCGGAAACAAGAACTGGATGAAATCTGAGGAGGCTGACAGAATAAACCTAGTACTAACCATGATGAAAGGTGCCCTCAGTGCTAGGGGGAAGAAAATGATTTTCATGAACGTGGATGACGTTAACCTTGAGGCAGTGGTCTCCTCGCTTCCCGCGATGCTAGCTCCAGCGGTCTCTAAGTTGAGTAACTCGAACGCCTGGGAAGTTGTCACTGTGACTGACGAGGAAATGTTGCCTGAAGTCATAGCCAAGGCCAAGACGGCCGGTGCAAGGGATATTGTAGTGGTTAACATAGAGAAGGTGATAAAATGA